In Vibrio diazotrophicus, the following proteins share a genomic window:
- a CDS encoding GspS/AspS pilotin family protein, with protein MKKSTAGIIAFGLVLLSGCSSNSDNQRNLELLADNRASLLSAELPLEYGPLNIMRATAKGTTIEMMMVYNADDKNAKPVTQVMQSSIKTFCSDKNIKANLEVGLSYRIKMRNTRGQLMVDETITQQTCASQ; from the coding sequence ATGAAAAAAAGTACCGCTGGAATTATCGCTTTCGGCTTAGTTCTGCTCTCAGGTTGTAGCTCTAATTCAGACAACCAGAGAAACCTTGAACTACTCGCGGATAATAGAGCCAGCCTACTGAGCGCTGAACTGCCTTTAGAGTACGGTCCTCTCAATATCATGCGTGCGACTGCCAAAGGCACCACCATTGAAATGATGATGGTTTATAACGCTGATGATAAAAATGCCAAACCTGTAACTCAGGTTATGCAAAGTAGCATCAAAACCTTTTGCTCAGACAAAAATATCAAAGCAAACCTCGAAGTGGGTTTAAGTTACCGTATTAAAATGCGTAACACTCGCGGACAACTGATGGTGGATGAAACCATCACGCAGCAAACTTGCGCTTCACAATAG